TCTCCCAGCGCCCTGGTGGTGGACAGCCAATCGGTGAAGACCACGGAAAAGGGGGGCCCCGAGGCAACGACGGGGCCAAGAGGGTGAAGGGGCGGAAACGCCAGGTGGTGGTGGATACCGGGGGGAGGATGCTCCGGGTGTACGTTCACCCGGCCAACGAACACGACAAGTGGGGTGGGAAAGCGGTTTTGGAGGGGATGGACCTTGGTCTGTGGCCGAGGGTGAGGAAGGTGTATGGGGACTGGGGCTACCGGGGCCTGAGGGGCTTTTTGGAGGCTCTGGGGTTAGAGCTGGAGGTGGTGGCCCATCCTTACGCCGGGGTGCGGGGGGTGTGGGTGCGGGAGGGGGAGGAGGTGNGGGGGGTGTGGGTGCGGGAGGGGGAGGAGGTGCCGGAGCTTCCCCGGGTAGAGGGCTTTAAGCCGTTGCCCAAGCGGTGGGTGGTGGAGCGGACGTTTGCGTGGTTGGGGAGGAACCGGAGGTTGAGCAAGGATTACGAGCAGCATCCTTCCGTCAGTGAGGCGTGGTTGTACTTGGGCATGCTACGCTTGCTGGTGAAGCGGCTGGCGAGGGCCGCGTAAGGGGAGGTGGGGGACTTTTACGACAGCCTCTGAGTATAGCATCCTCGGGGCTTCCTTTTCCTGCGATTCTCCCAGAACTCAGACTTGACCGCTATACTGCATAGAGCCCCAGGAACCGAAGAGCGGCAACGGGGTTGAAGGAGAAAACCTCCAAGGCCGCCTTCTTCCGGCGAACCCCTTTCCGGTTCAACCGCGAAACCAAGTGCGCCCGTAGAACCGCCAGCACCCCACCCCCACGCCCCCGCACCTGGCAAGCATCTTCCCGCAAAAGCACATTCCGCACCCAGAACCCACACTCCGCACCCCTCCCACGGTTGTGTTGCCGTGTTGTTTATCCAGCGGGGAGAGAGGCTGAGGGGATGTTCCTTCCCTGCCTCTCGTAGAACTCCCGTAGCACCCCCATCATCCGCCGCAAAAGCTTGTGGGCACGGCCACCAAGGCCTGCTTCCTCCTCTTCCCCCGCGAAAGCAGCCGCCGGTAAAACGCCCCCATCCCCTCGTCGTGCCGCACCGCCACCCGCGGCAAGCTCCCGGATCCGCCCCTCCACCTCCTCCAGAAGCCGCCGCACCCCCGAAAGCTCCTCCTCCAGAAAGGGCAGCACCTCCCCCTGTCCCATCCAAAGGGCCGACTCCCGCCGCTCGATGGCATGGACCCGGCGCCGTAGGTCGTCCCGGTAGCCCACCAGGGCCTTGAGGGCCCGCAGGGTCCTCTCGGGGAGCCTGGCCCGGAGCAAGGTGTCCCCATACACCCGCCCCAGCTGGGCGAGGAGGAGGGCGTCCTGGCGGTCGCTCTTGTTGTGCCTTCCAGAGGCTTGGCGGAAGGCGGCGGCCTGCCGGGGGTTGACGGCGGCCATGGGGAGGCCGGCCTCCAGGAGGGGGAAGCGGAGGGTGCGCTGGGGGGAGGGGGCGAGGAGGGCGAGGTCCAGGTGGGCTTTGCTCACGTCTATACCTGCGTGGAGGGCGGTTCACCTCCGAAGGGTTTAGTCCTGGGGTACCGAGCATGTGGGATACGGCCGCTTGGGGCCAGGTTGCCGTGCGGGAGAGGCCCGGGTCAGGTGGCCGCCCAACACCCTCACGGGCGTTTAGGCCCGGCGAGGTTTGCGGCGGGTACCCTCTCCCAACCCAGCTTGAAGATACATGCAAGTTTTGAGATAACCCCCCTGGCCTGGGGAGAGCCGGTGGCCCAAGGGCTCCCGTTCCATGGGGATGAGGCCCAGGCCTACCGCCCGGTGAAGGAGGCCCTCACCGGAAGGGGCGAGCACCGGAACCCCAAGGGCTTCCCCGCGGCCTGCACCAGCGAACACCTGGCCTGCCCAGCTTCTATCGGGGACGGGCTTTCCCGGAGGCGGGCGGGGGGCTGCTCCTGGGGGCGTGGTGCCCGGGGGGTGCAGGTGGAAGGGCTTTTCCCCCTTTGTCCCCGATCCGCGCCTCGAGGGCCTCAGGGCCCGGGCACGGGGGCTGAGGCGCTAAGCAACCCGTCGTGGCTTGCGCCACGACGGGGGCCCCAAAGAGGCCATGAGCGCGCCGCTTTGGCTTTGACCGGTGGGGCAACCTTTGCGTGCGGATGCTTAGACGGGATTCTGGCTGTCCAGTCTTACACCGCGATCCGCAAACGCTGGCAAGCCTTGCCAGCCTGCGGGCTAAGGGCCTTATGTCGGTTTTCCCTAGCAGTTTCCCTGTCTTGACCCAACGGGTACCCTCAAGCCTCCCGGGCCGGACGCCCCCCAGCACCCGGTTGGACTCTCACCTCGTGATCGAAAGCCAGGGCCCTAAGCAGCCACCCCTTAGAATCCGCATAGGGCGGCAACCAACCGACCCGGAGATGAGGAGGGTATGGGCTAGAGGCGAACCTTGGACTGCCCCAAGGGAGCCCGCAGGTAGGCGGGCCTTTCCTGGGGACCAGTGGACTCCTCAAGATACGGGCTGCGCCCGTGACCAAGAT
Above is a genomic segment from Thermus tengchongensis containing:
- a CDS encoding transposase, with product MKGRKRQVVVDTGGRMLRVYVHPANEHDKWGGKAVLEGMDLGLWPRVRKVYGDWGYRGLRGFLEALGLELEVVAHPYAGVRGVWVREGEEVXGVWVREGEEVPELPRVEGFKPLPKRWVVERTFAWLGRNRRLSKDYEQHPSVSEAWLYLGMLRLLVKRLARAA